The window ATTCTGTGCCATCAAGTAAGATCGATCAGATCTGTTGACTACTTTTGATCATTTGTTTTCCGTTGTTTAGTTTTATTTTACATCCTtgtgaatcaaatctaacaTTAACATCCCATTTTTACTATTTTtccctcaaaacatattttcatCGTTTTTTCACATTATGcaacatgatttaaatttgtattttagcTTTGTCATCATGCCAAGAATATGTGATATTCGATTCTAACTTAACACTACATGGTGTAAAAGTTTTAAAGACTCCTACAATTAGAGATAACTGTGTGTTTATGATGTGATATTactacactacaagaaattctgcatacaacaacgcacatacgacaacggtttttcacaaaaaccgttgtcgtatgttttttaacagctattttatcgaaaaccgttgtctttttggggtcaaagacaactgtttttgggatcaatgacaacggttttatagaaccgttgtctttgagcgttttttttttgggtcaacgacaacggttctatgaactgttgtcgattagcgtgtttttttggacaattgacaacggttcgaagaaaccgttgtcgattagcgtggttttttgacaaacaacaacggttttagaaaacgttgcaatatttagcgacggttatttcaaaaaccgtcgctatatttcgcaacggtttgtcaaaaccgtcgctacttttaaattagcgacggttttgaaataaccgtcgctaattgttgcgacggttttaaaaaaaccgtcgcatatttaactttagcgacggttttgacaaacccgtcgctaaaattagcgacattgttttgaaaccgtcgctaattttagcgactgtttaaatccaaaccgttgTCAAATAAAAATAGGCGACGGTAAatgagcgacggtttaaccaaaacccgtcgcaaactgtctataaatatctccattttcgttccattttcctccacaacacttcacaacacttaaaatttttctcttttacaccattttatcacttcacacaacacttaaaaattttctcacaacttcataacaattaaaatttttctctcttacatcatttcatcacttcacacaacacttaaaattttttttctcttacacaattttatcactttcacacaacacgtaaaatttttctaaccactttataacacttaaaatttttctcctttacacgattttactacttcacaacacttaaaatttttttcttttacacgattttagtttgaattattagtttcttttagatttattaaattattaaaagtatttttttttatttttcgaaacaaattagcgacggaaatcttgaCAGATgatcgtcgctaaaattagcgacggtcgtgattgctaaaattagcgacggttttgtgattttatttagcgacggtttatgtaaccgtcgctaattcaaaattagcgacggttttatacagacccgtcgctatttttataaaaaccgtcgcaaatttgatctaccacaacggataaaaaccgttgtcgttgaacgaactttcaacaacaccctcagttacaacagtttttaaatgactacgacaacggataattgccgtttttgtagtagtgctAATTCATTAAATTCTTACACGAGACGACATTTAcattaaacatatatatatatttcaggaAAACAAAACCAAGCATATATCACATTATATAATACAATCACTCAAATCATATTTCGGTTAAACACATCCAGATGTGTTGGAAATGAAACCCAACTTACCATAAGGAGATTTTATTTGTAGTTTTGCAACTGTTGAAAAGGGAATAAAAGCACTAACTTCACTTGATCTGCCGCTTCCATAAATCATGCTGTTTCTTGATAAAATATTGCACTTGTGTAGCTGGAGGTAAGGAAGAGGAAGAAAAATGTCATCTTTCCGGGcagattttcaaaaaaaaaataataataattagtttGTTGAGTTTTCTGATTGAACTTCTATGTGCTTACTTCTCTATCTGTAAGACTTTTAAAAATCTTCTTTAATTTGACTTGACGATGCATGAGTGCGATATATGCCACCATCTAATCCATGTTCTGccaagaaaacaacaatttcttTTTTCATGGGAGAATCCGCAAGACCCATCATCCCTTGATTTGAATTTGCAAAATTAGTTTAAAAGGTTGGGCTGACTATTTATTACCGTTTTTTGAGAAGAGCTTGATTCGATTTTTTTCGCCCCAAACCAACTTTCCTTTATTTTGTCATGTGCATCTGCCTGCATTTTATGATTTTCTGTACAAGTTAGCCTTTGGATTTGTTATCGACCTTATGAACACTCACTTTCCTTGCAGCTTCAGCTATTTCAAGTTGAGGACATCAAGCAGAATTACCATATTGGAAAAGATAACATTACGATGGTAACTTTCAAAGTCGATTTCGACCAAGTACAAAGTTTGAAAGAAGCTATAAAATCCAGTTGTAGCCGTGACATTGTGTTCTACAAGAATTGAAATATACACGATATACACTAACATTTACATAAAATAGACAAAATCCAATGCCATTTGTGTCGTAcattgagaaaatatttttattttattaaaaaagtaGAGTGACAAGATGATTGCAATTTGCAAATGATGTTCTTGGTTTACTAACGAAGAACGTATAGTAGATATACAAAAAATTCTAGTCAGTACTGTTTTATTTAACAGATATTATTATTACCAAGAAAATAACCCAGCATTCAAATGTATCGAAATAGCAATTTTACTTTCATTGAACAtcaacaaaattatataataatttaataataaaattcttcaagttttaaaattttcctaTATGCCAATACAGCAGAACTATACTGTATAAATCACTTGCATTAATAATTTGCGAATTTTCTGCTCACTGTTTTTTCTTCAATCATGAATGTTACAATATGTCAGTCATGAAAATAACTCATCATTCAAATGCATGATCACAATCCATCTGAACAAGAatggaaataaaatttatcagaaGTGATAGAAACGAGGTCGTTTATTCCCCGGCAGTATCTGGCCCGAACTGGCCAACAAAGTGGACTTCTCAACCACCATATTCAGCACTTGTCTTAATCTTCCCAAGCCCAAATCCCTTTCACTTCCGACATTTGAAGAAGAAACAAGTTCCACCCACAAATTACTCTTCGTTCTACCTCCAATGGTGGACATTTCTGCTCTCACCACCTTCGCTTTGACAGTGTCCAGGGCCTGGATCAAGTCAAGTATCATCTCGGGCCTATCTTCACAGCATACTGTTGCCTTTATCAATCCCGAACCACCCTCGCAGGGACATATTTTGAGCTCGTCTGTTTCGGTCGGGAACATAGTGAAATTTAAGGTTGTGCCCGTATGATCCATGGCCGTTAATTCCGCGGTCGCTTGTTTCAACTCCTTCACGCGCCGGACGGCTTCTCCAAGCAAAGAAGCCTTATCTGTCTACAATATTTATTCACACAGCAAAAGGTTAAAGAGGCATAGATTCAACGGAGGGCAGCTTAACTTTCATCAACTGATAAATTTATTACCTTGTGCACATTTGGAAGAATGGCTTTGAGAGTGGCGATGTGGCCATTGATTcgctttcttcttcttctttcagCTTCCTTGTGACTATTGCTTGCTGCAACTGCTTTTGTCTCGGCCATGGATTTCGGGCTAAGATTTTCATTCAGGTGACTATCTTCTGTTAATGGTGGAGAACGCAATGGTACTCTCTGAAAAATGTCATAGGAATCCGAACAGTTCCCCAGTTCATAGAAACTTGGACTAATAGAAAACATGTCTATACCTTCAGCTTCAAGAAAATAGAATAAAACACGTACACTCACTCACACAAGAAACTAGAACAAATCATAAAGAGGAAGAGACAATCGAGGGACGTGTGTGTGTCTGTACACAATATATATGCCGAATCTCGggttttaagaatatttatatgGGCATTTAATGGATCAATAACTTGGTGGAAATATGAAATATGTGAGCGAAATTAAAGATGATTGTTTTGCCGGAAGCTAAATTTCTTAATTCTGAGCTTTCTTGGGATTGTGTGTGACCAGCCAAATCAATTCACAGACTAGGAAAGGAATCACTTCCTTTTATTTTACCATTTGCTCACCGGGCTGCATGCCCTTTTATAGTAGTGACAGAGGCACTCcctttatgtgtgtgtgtgtgtgtgtgtaagggAAGAAATTCTACAAATCTTGGTGTACATAAGCTGCAGCTAGGACTGTTGGTTATTGTAGACGATATTGtttgattttgagtttgaattttgataaaaacATGTCTTAACACGCATGTTGCCTTTTATCACACGGCCTTCTAACAAAGTCATGTGTTCATATATACTACTTATTGCCATTTTAAGATGTCTGTCTCATTAATGTCAAAAGTTTAGAAAACATTGTCTGGTTTGATTTCATTTACCAAAGAAAGATATTTTAGTTTCTCtacaaatttttttgtgaaataacCATTAAGTAGTCTTGAATTTTGATTACTTTTCTTTCACTGGTGGAATATTTTATTGttgtaacaaaaaaaatacaatgtcctgaaaaaattctaaaatgcTACATCATTGACGATGCCCTTTTATTTCATAGAGTCGATTCCCTTGTTAAATTAAAGTTTGCtcgtattttaaaaatcttagaTTTAAAAGCGAACTAGAAACAGTAAATCAAAGGATAAGGAACAGAATCTATGTTTGTTTGACATGAAAGAGGAAAGCTTTTGGCAGTAGAATTTTAGTGGAGAAATTCAAAAGCGCAATCATTTCCCCGCTGGTGGACAAGACAccgtaatttaaaaaaaagaaaagaaaagaagaaaaagcaCATCATCAGGTTGAATTCAAGAAACAAAGGgataaatttgaataattagCCAAAGGTTGTGTGATCCCTCGGTAAATACTGATCGGAaagaaaattatgatttaaaaataatatatatatatatattaagtgtatttgaaatctaccatgatttttattgaaataGCATGACTTCACATGAATTCAATtcaattttgatcatttaagCAAGCCAAATAATTtgaaggcaaaaacttatgtgagacggtcttacgggtcgtatttttgtgagacggatctcttatttgggtcatccatgaaaaaatattactttttatgctaaaaatattattttttattgtgaatatcgatagggttgacccgtctcacacataaagattcgtgagaccgtctcacaagagatttaCTATAGTTTGAAATTTATCGGTCGAAACACaactttaaattattatctcttacaatttattttgaaataccaACTGACCGCTAAATGCATAATCAAcaactattttttaattataaattggCTTCGActatgtattatatatattatgatgatgattaaacaATCATACGTTTTATACATAACGTATGTGGAAATATATATTGTCACCCTCTTTTAATTGTCCTAATGAACTAGGTTTCTAAGGTTCGCCTTACTGATTTTAGAATACGACGATCTTCTCCGGTTTGGCCCCAAGGGCTTATTGTCACAATCTTGCAGCTACCACATTGGGTTTGCAGTTCTGAAAATTAACGTTGCAGCAAATGTTGAACCAAATTAAACGGACCCCTCATTCGTGCATCGAAAATAACAAATCCAGAGGAGATTCATGGACAAGACTAAAGATGCACGAGGAAAGTTGATTCTTCCACCATTTGTTTTGTGTTCTAGATTTCTTAATAAGAATGGATAACGATATTCTGCCTGAAAGTATACACAAGTAATAAATAAGAAAACCAAAGGCCCCAGCCATAAAAGTACTCCAGAGGTTAACGTTGGAAATACaacaaaaattttaagttgGAAGATCATATGGTAATAAGATGAAATGATATTCTATAATGTTTTTGGGTAAACTCTACAATCAAATCCATGAAAGTTTAGATCCAAAGTGGACAATATTATATCATTGTGAAATATATGACTTCCATTTTATAACAGTTAACAATATGTCAATAATATATCACGCCAAAAATCATGTTGAAAATAACACCCACCGAAtaaaattacttaattaatttattccaaTAACTAATATAGTTCGACCAAGAGGGAGGGGGTCTTTAACATTAGCCGCTAATTAAGTAAGTTTCTTCTCTGTGAGAATCATTGAATCATAATACACatacatgcatgcatgcatgcccTCGTTGTTTTTAAACTCTATAAATTAATagttaattttgaaattatttagaaaaatcaattatttattctttatttctAATATANNNNNNNNNNNNNNNNNNNNNNNNNNNNNNNNNNNNNNNNNNNNNNNNNNNNNNNNNNNNNNNNNNNNNNNNNNNNNNNNNNNNNNNNNNNNNNNNNNNNNNNNNNNNNNNNNNNNNNNNNNNNNNNNNNNNNNNNNNNNNNNNNNNNNNNNNNNNNNNNNNNNNNNNNNNNNNNNNNNNNNNNNNNNNNNNNNNNNNNNNNNNNNNNNNNNNNNNNNNNNNNNNNNNNNNNNNNNNNNNNNNNNNNNNNNNNNNNNNNNNNNNNNNNNNNNNNNNNNNNNNNNNNNNNNNNNNNNNNNNNNNNNNNNNNNNNNNNNNNNNNNNNNNNNNNNNNNNNNNNNNNNNNNNNNNNNNNNNNNNNNNNNNNNNNNNNNNNNNNNNNNNNNNNNNNNNNNNNNNNNNNNNNNNNNNNNNNNNNNNNNNNNNNNNNNNNNNNNNNNNNNNNNNNNNNNNNNNNNNNNNNNNNNNNNNNNNNNNNNNNNNNNNNNNNNNNNNNNNNNNNNNNNNNNNNNNNNNNNNNNNNNNNNNNNNNNNNNNNNNNNNNNNNNNNNNNNNNNNNNNNNNNNNNNNNNNNNNNNNNNNNNNNNNNNNNNNNNNNNNNNNNNNNNNNNNNNNNNNNNNNNNNNNNNNNNNNNNNNNNNNNNNNNNNNNNNNNNNNNNNNNNNNNNNNNNNNNNNNNNNNNNNNNNNNNNNNNNNNNNNNNNNNNNNNNNNNNNNNNNNNNNNNNNNNNNNNNNNNNNNNNNNNNNNNNNNNNNNNNNNNNNNNNNNNNNNNNNNNNNNNNNNNNNNNNNNNNNNNNNNNNNNNNNNNNNNNNNNNNNNNNNNNNNNNNNNNNNNNNNNNNNNNNNNNNNNNNNNNNNNNNNNNNNNNNNNNNNNNNNNNNNNNNNNNNNNNNNNNNNNNNNNNNNNNNNNNNNNNNNNNNNNNNNNNNNNNNNNNNNNNNNNNNNNNNNNNNNNNNNNNNNNNNNNNNNNNNNNNNNNNNNNNNNNNNNNNNNNNNNNNNNNNNNNNNNNNNNNNNNNNNNNNNNNNNNNNNNNNNNNNNNNNNNNNNNNNNNNNNNNNNNNNNNNNNNNNNNNNNNNNNNNNNNNNNNNNNNNNNNNNNNNNNNNNNNNNNNNNNNNNNNNNNNNNNNNNNNNNNNNNNNNNNNNNNNNNNNNNNNNNNNNNNNNNNNNNNNNNNNNNNNNNNNNNNNNNNNNNNNNNNNNNNNNNNNNNNNNNNNNNNNNNNNNNNNNNNNNNNNNNNNNNNNNNNNNNNNNNNNNNNNNNNNNNNNNNNNNNNNNNNNNNNNNNNNNNNNNNNNNNNNNNNNNNNNNNNNNNNNNNNNNNNNNNNNNNNNNNNNNNNNNNNNNNNNNNNNNNNNNNNNNNNNNNNNNNNNNNNNNNNNNNNNNNNNNNNNNNNNNNNNNNNNNNNNNNNNNNNNNNNNNNNNNNNNNNNNNNNNNNNNNNNNNNNNNNNNNNNNNNNNNNNNNNNNNNNNNNNNNNNNNNNNNNNNNNNNNNNNNNNNNNNNNNNNNNNNNNNNNNNNNNNNNNNNNNNNNNNNNNNNNNNNNNNNNNNNNNNNNNNNNNNNNNNNNNNNNNNNNNNNNNNNNNNNNNNNNNNNNNNNNNNNNNNNNNNNNNNNNNNNNNNNNNNNNNNNNNNNNNNNNNNNNNNNNNNNNNNNNNNNNNNNNNNNNNNNNNNNNNNNNNNNNNNNNNNNNNNNNNNNNNNNNNNNNNNNNNNNNNNNNNNNNNNNNNNNNNNNNNNNNNNNNNNNNNNNNNNNNNNNNNNNNNNNNNNNNNNNNNNNNNNNNNNNNNNNNNNNNNNNNNNNNNNNNNNNNNNNNNNNNNNNNNNNNNNNNNNNNNNNNNNNNNNNNNNNNNNNNNNNNNNNNNNNNNNNNNNNNNNNNNNNNNNNNNNNNNNNNNNNNNNNNNNNNNNNNNNNNNNNNNNNNNNNNNNNNNNNNNNNNNNNNNNNNNNNNNNNNNNNNNNNNNNNNNNNNNNNNNNNNNNNNNNNNNNNNNNNNNNNNNNNNNNNNNNNNNNNNNNNNNNNNNNNNNNNNNNNNNNNNNNNNNNNNNNNNNNNNNNNNNNNNNNNNNNNNNNNNNNNNNNNNNNNNNNNNNNNNNNNNNNNNNNNNNNNNNNNNNNNNNNNNNNNNNNNNNNNNNNNNNNNNNNNNNNNNNNNNNNNNNNNNNNNNNNNNNNNNNNNNNNNNNNNNNNNNNNNNNNNNNNNNNNNNNNNNNNNNNNNNNNNNNNNNNNNNNNNNNNNNNNNNNNNNNNNNNNNNNNNNNNNNNNNNNNNNNNNNNNNNNNNNNNNNNNNNNNNNNNNNNNNNNNNNNNNNNNNNNNNNNNNNNNNNNNNNNNNNNNNNNNNNNNNNNNNNNNNNNNNNNNNNNNNNNNNNNNNNNNNNNNNNNNNNNNNNNNNNNNNNNNNNNNNNNNNNNNNNNNNNNNNNNNNNNNNNNNNNNNNNNNNNNNNNNNNNNNNNNNNNNNNNNNNNNNNNNNNNNNNNNNNNNNNNNNNNNNNNNNNNNNNNNNNNNNNNNNNNNNNNNNNNNNNNNNNNNNNNNNNNNNNNNNNNNNNNNNNNNNNNNNNNNNNNNNNNNNNNNNNNNNNNNNNNNNNNNNNNNNNNNNNNNNNNNNNNNNNNNNNNNNNNNNNNNNNNNNNNNNNNNNNNNNNNNNNNNNNNNNNNNNNNNNNNNNNNNNNNNNNNNNNNNNNNNNNNNNNNNNNNNNNNNNNNNNNNNNNNNNNNNNNNNNNNNNNNNNNNNNNNNNNNNNNNNNNNNNNNNNNNNNNNNNNNNNNNNNNNNNNNNNNNNNNNNNNNNNNNNNNNNNNNNNNNNNNNNNNNNNNNNNNNNNNNNNNNNNNNNNNNNNNNNNNNNNNNNNNNNNNNNNNNNNNNNNNNNNNNNNNNNNNNNNNNNNNNNNNNNNNNNNNNNNNNNNNNNNNNNNNNNNNNNNNNNNNNNNNNNNNNNNNNNNNNNNNNNNNNNNNNNNNNNNNNNNNNNNNNNNNNNNNNNNNNNNNNNNNNNNNNNNNNNNNNNNNNNNNNNNNNNNNNNNNNNNNNNNNNNNNNNNNNNNNNNNNNNNNNNNNNNNNNNNNNNNNNNNNNNNNNNNNNNNNNNNNNNNNNNNNNNNNNNNNNNNNNNNNNNNNNNNNNNNNNNNNNNNNNNNNNNNNNNNNNNNNNNNNNNNNNNNNNNNNNNNNNNNNNNNNNNNNNNNNNNNNNNNNNNNNNNNNNNNNNNNNNNNNNNNNNNNNNNNNNNNNNNNNNNNNNNNNNNNNNNNNNNNNNNNNNNNNNNNNNNNNNNNNNNNNNNNNNNNNNNNNNNNNNNNNNNNNNNNNNNNNNNNNNNNNNNNNNNNNNNNNNNNNNNNNNNNNNNNNNNNNNNNNNNNNNNNNNNNNNNNNNNNNNNNNNNNNNNNNNNNNNNNNNNNNNNNNNNNNNNNNNNNNNNNNNNNNNNNNNNNNNNNNNNNNNNNNNNNNNNNNNNNNNNNNNNNNNNNNNNNNNNNNNNNNNNNNNNNNNNNNNNNNNNNNNNNNNNNNNNNNNNNNNNNNNNNNNNNNNNNNNNNNNNNNNNNNNNNNNNNNNNNNNNNNNNNNNNNNNNNNNNNNNNNNNNNNNNNNNNNNNNNNNNNNNNNNNNNNNNNNNNNNNNNNNNNNNNNNNNNNNNNNNNNNNNNNNNNNNNNNNNNNNNNNNNNNNNNNNNNNNNNNNNNNNNNNNNNNNNNNNNNNNNNNNNNNNNNNNNNNNNNNNNNNNNNNNNNNNNNNNNNNNNNNNNNNNNNNNNNNNNNNNNNNNNNNNNNNNNNNNNNNNNNNNNNNNNNNNNNNNNNNNNNNNNNNNNNNNNNNNNNNNNNNNNNNNNNNNNNNNNNNNNNNNNNNNNNNNNNNNNNNNNNNNNNNNNNNNNNNNNNNNNNNNNNNNNNNNNNNNNNNNNNNNNNNNNNNNNNNNNNNNNNNNNNNNNNNNNNNNNNNNNNNNNNNNNNNNNNNNNNNNNNNNNNNNNNNNNNNNNNNNNNNNNNNNNNNNNNNNNNNNNNNNNNNNNNNNNNNNNNNNNNNNNNNNNNNNNNNNNNNNNNNNNNNNNNNNNNNNNNNNNNNNNNNNNNNNNNNNNNNNNNNNNNNNNNNNNNNNNNNNNNNNNNNNNNNNNNNNNNNNNNNNNNNNNNNNNNNNNNNNNNNNNNNNNNNNNNNNNNNNNNNNNNNNNNNNNNNNNNNNNNNNNNNNNNNNNNNNNNNNNNNNNNNNNNNNNNNNNNNNNNNNNNNNNNNNNNNNNNNNNNNNNNNNNNNNNNNNNNNNNNNNNNNNNNNNNNNNNNNNNNNNNNNNNNNNNNNNNNNNNNNNNNNNNNNNNNNNNNNNNNNNNNNNNNNNNNNNNNNNNNNNNNNNNNNNNNNNNNNNNNNNNNNNNNNNNNNNNNNNNNNNNNNNNNNNNNNNNNNNNNNNNNNNNNNNNNNNNNNNNNNNNNNNNNNNNNNNNNNNNNNNNNN of the Primulina huaijiensis isolate GDHJ02 chromosome 1, ASM1229523v2, whole genome shotgun sequence genome contains:
- the LOC140980889 gene encoding transcription factor bHLH30-like, whose amino-acid sequence is MFSISPSFYELGNCSDSYDIFQRVPLRSPPLTEDSHLNENLSPKSMAETKAVAASNSHKEAERRRRKRINGHIATLKAILPNVHKTDKASLLGEAVRRVKELKQATAELTAMDHTGTTLNFTMFPTETDELKICPCEGGSGLIKATVCCEDRPEMILDLIQALDTVKAKVVRAEMSTIGGRTKSNLWVELVSSSNVGSERDLGLGRLRQVLNMVVEKSTLLASSGQILPGNKRPRFYHF